The Fusarium verticillioides 7600 chromosome 8, whole genome shotgun sequence genomic interval GCCGCTGTATCAATACCCGTCACTGGCACACGATACTCATACTTGGCACCTTCCTTCTGACCTGCAACAGGATACGGGAAGGGGAGATACTGCGGTATCAAGCCCAATTGAGCGAGAACAGTGCCCTGATCCCATGCGATATGCTCATGGTAGAGACGATCGCCGCGGATGTTTACGACTGCTGTGAAAGGgacttccatcttcttgtcggTTGGTGGAACGCCGGGAAGTCTGATACGTCAGTAGAAGTAGTAGAAAGCGAGGGTGAGGTAACATACAGCCAGTCAATTGTCTTGTTATGGGTGAACTTGTAGAGGAATTCATCGACTACACGGTCAATACCGATTGTGCGGCTGATGAGTTCAAGTTCTGTGTCGTCTGAGTTTTgaaagatgaagttgtcaCGGTAAAAGGTTGTGAGTGATTTGCGGCCAATGCCACCAGTAAGCTGGACCATTGTTAGTATTCCAACTGGTCTCAATGCTCAACAGCTGCAGGGAACTTACAGTAGGCACGTGGTTAACATACGGCTGGTCAACCATAGTGCTCATTGTATGCTCAACCGAGCGGTCCGCAAACTCATAATAAGTATGCTCATCCCAGAtagcctcaagatcaaagtaGGGGCCATTGGTAAGCGGCTTCAGGAAAGTCAAGTTTCTTGTGTGCGATAAAGACTCAGTCCAGTAGTCAAAGTCGTCTTGGAATGGAGTTgccatgagatgagacttTGCGCTAGAGTATGAGTATGTTGTGAGGCCATCACTTCTTTCGATGATGGCTGTGCGGCCTGCAATGTGGCGCAGGATGGGGATGCTGGACTTCTGAAGAGTTGCGAGATCTGCATCATTGGCGTAGATCACTGCACCTACTAGACCAGAGTTGTTGACTGACCCAGCTACCTGGTTCCAAAGCTTGGGGTCATATGCTGTCGGAGAATTAGTATTACGCCACCAGCCAACGCGTGAGATCACTCACCAATCAGTCcaatcttgccatccttctccaaTTGCTCACAACCCCTCAAAGCATTCAAGGCATCACCTAACACCTCACCAGCATCTCTCTTAAACGCCTTCGCTTGTATCTCAACAACTGCATATCCTTCCTCAGCCCACTTCAAGAGAGCAGAAGGAACACCCTCAATGATCTCCAAATGCTTCTCTGAGTCAGGACTCAGAATAACAAGACCAGGCCCATGACCACGTCTTGAAAGTGGAGGCAGAAGAGTAATCCCCTCACCAACAGTCTCAGGCTTGGCCtggggaagaggagcaggaggcttTGAAATGTCGGCGTACATTATGAAAATTGATTGGTTGGTTTTTGAGTCTGGGGGTGAAAGGTGGTCTAGGCGCTGCTCGAAGAAACAATATATAGATAGTAAATTAGAATGTGAAGTACGTAGAGCAGAACTCTGCCGAAGCTTGGTAAACCCCAGATTATGATACGAGGGGCTATCGCGGACCCCGCTTTTGACAAAGTCTTATCGCAGATCTGAGATAAACGCTTCAATTACGGAACTTCCGGTCGGAAAGTCCGTGGGCGCACGATGCGCTGTTAGTCGGTAAAGTTAGACATGATAAGCGAGTCAACTCCAGCGAGTCATATCTGTTCCTGCGTCACTAATCTGGATTAGGTATATAATTTCAGGGTTCGGAACACTTATTGAAGCTGTCATGTCGTTCCGTAGCCATGATTTACCCCAGATAAGGCAATTGATGCGTGGAGACGGAATGGGGGTGACGGAACGTCGAATCTGGGGTAGAACCCAAGCTAGCGTTATCGGCATTCCTTGTTTACGACAGTTCTACAGCAGTTGAGATATCGTTCCGACACGTTGTTGGACTGTTTTAGGGGTTCAGCTGAGGTGTCAGTTGGAGATTAGACGAGGTTTTGGAGTGAAACTGACGTTTGGGGATACCCGACGCCTGTGGTTGGATAGATATAGAAAGCCCATCATTCGCCCCCTTGGctgtctgcatcatcataCTTGCTTCTTTCAACTAATAGAGGATACACGATCTTGCCTTTTACCTCTCAACATTCATTCTTCCATCTTAATCAAGACAATATGACTAAATCATATGATGTCGTGGTTGTAGGCGCCGGTAAGCATCTCACTACCCCTCACCGAGACATCGCCAACTAACAAGTCAGGATGGTTCGGTCTGGCCGCCGCAAAAGCCATCAGACAAATCAGCCCCCACGCCaacctcgccatcctcgagTCCGCCGAGTCATGCGGTGGCACCTGGTCCAAGAACCGTCTCTATCCCGGCCTCAAGTCCAACAACATGAAGGGCACATACGAATTCCCCGACTTTCCCATGGCCGAGAAGACATACGGCGTCAAGCCCAACAGCCACATCCCCGGAACAGTCCTCCACCGATATCTCACCGACTTCGCTAAGCACTACGACTTTCACGATCGAATCCAGTTCAACACTTCTGTGAACTTGGTGGAGCGAAATGGCGATGCTGGCTGGAGAGTTAGTGTTACTTCCCCCGAGGGAACTGAAAGTATCACTACCGAGAGATTGGTGCTGGCTACTGGTCTTACATCGACACCGAATATGCCCCAGTACAAGAACGCCGAGAAGTTCGGTGCTCCTCTCTTCCACGCCAAGGACTTCTGCAAAGAGGCTCCTAACCTGaacgtcaagaaggccattgtcgttggtggtgctAAGTCTGCCTTTGATGTTGCTTACGCACTAGTTCAAGATGGCGCAACAGTCGACTTGGTTGTTCGACCTACAGGAAACGGCCCAGTTTGGATTGCTCCTCCTTTCGTCACACCTCTCAAAAAGCGACTTGATCAGTTGTTGAACATTCGATGGATGACCTGGTTCAGTCCCTGCCCTTGGGGTCAAGAAGACGGCTTCCCTGCTGTGCGAAACTTCCTCCATGGAACTTCTGTCGGTCGATTCCTCGTTAGCAACTTCTGGAAGGCTCTTAGCAACGATGTAACTGGTGCTATTGGCTACGACTCTCATCCTGAGCTAGCGAAGCTCAAGCCTTGGCACTCTGCCTTCTGGATCGGTAGTGGACTTAGCATTCTGAACTACGATAGCCCTCTGTTTGATCTTGTTAAGCAGGGCAAGATCAGAGTCCACATCGATGACATTGAGTCATTGGAGCCTAACCGAGCTGTCCTGGCTTCTGGCAATGTTATCGACACCGATGCTATTATCTGCTCAACtggctggaagaaggagtCTACTATCAAGTTCgcagaggatgagcttggtcTTCCCTACTccaccgagaagaagcgcTCTTTGGCTCAAGCCGCCGACGAGAAGGTCCTCTCACTCTACCCCGGCCTCAAGAACCAACCAGAACTCAAcgtcaagcccaaggaagCCAACCCTCTTCGCTACTACCGCTTCATGATTCCCTCCGGCATGGTCAAGACCCGTGACTTGGCTTTCGCCGGCATGATCTCCAGTGTCAGCACAGCCACATGCGCAACCATCCAAGGCCACTGGATCGCTGCTTTCCTTGCCGGCAAGATCGACCGCATTCCTACATCCGACAAGGAGATTACTGATGAGATTATGCTTCACACTCAATGGGGCAAGTGGCGATACCCTTGTGGTTACGGCGCTGATCTTCCTGATCTCGTATTCGAGGGTCTGCCTTATTGCAACATGCTTATGAAGGATATGGGACTTGAGACACATCGCAAGGGAAGCCGCTTCCAGGAACTTACTTCGCCTTATCTCCCTGCTGATTTCAAGGGATTGGTTGAGGAGTGGAAGGAGAAGCACGAGGCCACTGAAGAGATTAACGGTGTCGAGGTTGGGCAACTTGCTGGTTCGCTGAAGAAGGCGTAAGGTGTATTGATTTGTCGTTAAATATATCCATGGTCAAGATTTTTTCGCGCTACTGTCCATTATCAGTTGTCGCATGAtagaagaagaatgaaaaTACTCTAAAAATCTCTTGTGTCTCTTTGTCCTACAATAGAAGTGCGTGTCGCGATATTGATTGAAGGCCTTTGACTGGCTTTAATGGACCCTAGCAGGCCACCCATTTCTAGAGGGGTCACTCACTGAAGCTCCAGCACTGATGCCGACGTCAACAGTCTCTGCCACCAAATTATTTCGCTGTCTATTGGCGCGGGCATGATTTGCTATCGAGCTCTCATAGAGACGTTACTATAGTAGATTCAAAGAATGCTTGGCGATTTTCTTACATCTGCGACAGATCTAATTGAGTTATTTGAACCTTGTAAACTGATGTCATTTGTCAGCGTGAAGCGCGCCCTTCGACTGAACTATGACGCTGCTTACCACCAATTGATGCGACCTTAGATGCTACTTAAAAGAGCTTATCTCGACTTCAAACTCGCATGTACATCATCTAAGCGCAGTGCGACAGCGCAAAATGGATCGCAGCTTCGATATCACGACGGACACAGGCGCTGCCTCAATCCACGGCGGCATCATTCCCCTGGAACCCCTCAatcccaaggccaagctaAGAACAGCCAATCAaaccagcaccaacaacGGCAGCGACGCGCAGTTGAACCCTCCAGCCcccgaagaagaaaatgccCCAAGAGCGCAGGACTCGAGTGGCCTGGGGATATCCAAGACCAGAGGTGTAATTGCCATCGTCACTCTTGCGGGCATCAGTTTTCTCAATACTATGGGCTCAGGCATTCTCATCGCTGCGCTTCCCAAGATCGCTGACAACGTTGGCCTCTCTGAGAACCTCATCCTCTGGCCCGCAGCGGTGTACGCGCTCGCAGCAGGATGCCTATTACTCATCTTTGGTGCCATCGCAGATGTTGTCGGAGCCAAATTGATGTGGGTTACTGGGAGTTTTCTCTTTGTCGCTTTCACACTGGCTGTCGGCCTTGCTCAGACGGGCATTCAGGTCATTCTCTTTAGAACATTGCTCGGAGCATCTATTTCCATGTGCTTACCCACCGCTGTCAGTTTGATAGCAAACACATTCCCCAAGGGGCCTTGGAGAAATGTCGCATTCGCGATTAATGGTATGGGCAGTCCTCTTGGCTACGCTCtcggccttgttcttgggggTATCTTCACCGATACAATCGGCTGGAGATGGGCATACTACATGAGCGCAATCATCAACTTTTGTCTATCCACCGGCGCAATCTGGTCTCTGCCATCTGTGTACACACCCTCCGAGCGAAAGTGGACGACTCGCTTAATGCATGAGATTGACTGGGTTGGAGCTACTACCATGAGTGTTGCACTTGGCATGCTGCTATATGTCCTTGCAatgatctcatcatcctATAAAAGGCTGGATGACCCGCAAAATATTGCGTTGTTGACCGTTGCCATTATTCTCTTGGCTGCATTTCCATTCTGGATGGACTATCAGGTCAAGCGTGGgaagccagccttgatacCCAACAGCCTCTGGAAGAACCGGTCTTTCACATCTGTTTGCATCGCTGTCTTCTTGTGTTGGGCTTCACTGAATGGCATCGAGTATTTCACAACGCTATAGTGAGTCCCTCGAGATACGAATTTGATCACTTGCTAAGCCTTGCCCTGTAGCTTCCAAAAGGTCGAGGGTCTGTCAGCTCTAGAAAGCTCCCTCAGGTTTCTGCCTCATGTCATCATGGGTGTAGCggtcaacatcatcactGGCCTACTCATTGCCAAAGTCAAGGTTCGCACATTGGCTGTTGTCTCAGCACTTGTGACGATGGTGGCTGCACCTCTGATGGcgactgttgatgttggtgagaatTACTGGCTTGCTCCGTTTTGGGCCATGTTCCTTTCGCCTGTCAACCCAGATGGTAAGCTCAATCGCCTTGATAGGGTCAAGCTAACGTAAAATAGTGCTGTTTACTGTGTCGAACCTCGTGATTTCCGACGCTTATCCCCCAGAGATGCAATCCCTCGCTGGTGGCGTCTTCAACGAAGTAGCTCAATTCGGTAATTCAGTCGGTTTAGCCATCACTGCCGCGATCGCTGCTTCAGTTACAGAGCACTCAAATATCACGGAGCGCCAAGAGGCTTTAATGAAAGGCTATAGGGCTGCGTTTTGGACCATCTTTGCCAGTTGTAGCACTGTCACCATTGTAGTATGGCTTGGTTTGAAGAAGGGCGGTATCGTTGGAAGGAAGCAGGATTAATTATGAGTGTTTAAGATTTTAATAAATTCAAATGGTATGTTCGCAACGAGTCGCCAATCAAGACTTTCCAAAGAGCCTCCTAGCAAACCCTCGGGCTCCTTCTGCGCGTGTGAGCATCTTCTTACTATCCGCAAGGAACTGATCGGGAGAAGTCAAGACACATTGGTTGATGTTAGGGTGTTTGGACGTTCTGAATCGTATTGTACCAGTCCAGACGCCCTTGAGAAATTCCCCAGGGGACGGTATGGCCATGATCTGATGTTCCGGTAGGGACATTATGAATTCTGGCTTCAAGACCTCGCAAATAGCTGCTGCCCAGTTATGCGGAAGGGCTGGTTTGTGAGATGCCTAGTCCATTGGAGACCACTGTGGTGCTACTGCAATTACCTGGAGTGGTTCAGTACccatgatgttcttggtaCAGGCATGTTGGGGACGGATTATTGGCTGTACTGTATACTATCGAGACGTTAGAACGAGAATATGGTTCCTCCTGAGGTATTCAACGAACCTCGTGTATTGTTCCAAAGATAATCTTGCCAAAGACCTTGCAATGATCTTTATGATAAGGGGGGTCTAGATCCACCCCGTCGACTTTGGCAACCAAGTCATCTGATTTATAAAGTATTCCCAGCTCTGTAAggacaatctcaatctcaggATTAATCCCGTCCCATCTCGGAGGTCACtcgacgacaatgatgatgttgtgcCATGGCGGCGGGACATCTCCACCCAGCTCTAGACGCCGTGTCAATCCAGCAACTGCAATATTTATAAATTCCCACTGGCGTTTAAAGCAAGAAGACGTAGTCTGAGTAGTCACAGGGATATGGAAGACAATTTTGATGTCTCTGGGCCTCAGAAATCGCATGGGTCGCAGGGGTACTGAAACCGGTTTTCAGCTGAGAGGGATCATTTGAGCTGGGATGCCCAATTGGCTGATGGGTTGAAAGTGTTCTCTCACAGCGCTTAACAATCAATCAGCTTGGGTCATTGGCTCATCAAAATGCCAAGCTTCAACCGCAAACTCACGATAAACCGAGAAGTCGAGAAAGGTTATTCTCATGATTCTCACAGGATCAAAAGTCGTTGAGATCAACGCATATTTAAATTTCGCCGGATCCATCGAGAGTTTAGTGCAGAGTGATAAGATGTTATGTTGGTAGAATTGATCATTTGTAGTACGACCATTCATTCAACAATGCTCAGGTAGCATTGAGATAACTCATAGGTGATACTCATCATTTCCTGAAACGAGGCTCATACGGATGTTTTTAAAAAGTATcattctcttttctcgccGCGATAAAACCTTGTCAAAAATAACTCCTGTATTTTGAGTGCAGTAGTCTTTGCAGTCAGAGCCCGATGTTATTGCTGTTTTTGTAGATGCCAACTAATTAGGTCAGTGGCATACTGTTTTGCAGTCTAAGCTATACCAAGTTTTCTGTCGACAAAGACTTCATTATCCTGGAGACTTAGCTACCAAATTTCAGGCAATTAACACTGAAAAACTATTGTA includes:
- a CDS encoding carboxymethylenebutenolidase, producing the protein MYADISKPPAPLPQAKPETVGEGITLLPPLSRRGHGPGLVILSPDSEKHLEIIEGVPSALLKWAEEGYAVVEIQAKAFKRDAGEVLGDALNALRGCEQLEKDGKIGLIAYDPKLWNQVAGSVNNSGLVGAVIYANDADLATLQKSSIPILRHIAGRTAIIERSDGLTTYSYSSAKSHLMATPFQDDFDYWTESLSHTRNLTFLKPLTNGPYFDLEAIWDEHTYYEFADRSVEHTMSTMVDQPYVNHVPTLTGGIGRKSLTTFYRDNFIFQNSDDTELELISRTIGIDRVVDEFLYKFTHNKTIDWLLPGVPPTDKKMEVPFTAVVNIRGDRLYHEHIAWDQGTVLAQLGLIPQYLPFPYPVAGQKEGAKYEYRVPVTGIDTAAKMRDRNSVASNEMFSYKVREV